CGCTGCTGCGCGATCCCGGCGGCGAGAATCTCGGCGCGTTGGTCGTACTCAATGATGTCACCCGGCTGCGCAAGCTGGAGAGCGTCCGTCGCGACTTTGTCGCCAATGTCTCGCACGAACTGAAAACCCCGATCACTTCGATCAAAGGTTTCGTCGAGACCCTGATTGACAACGAGTCCATGAGCACCGAGGAACGCCGCCGCTTTCTCGATATCATCGCGCGCCAGTCCAATCGTCTCCACGCCATCATCGAAGACCTGCTGCGACTTTCGCGCATCGAACAAGAATCGGAACGCGGCGAGATTCCGCTCGAACTCGGTAACATCGGCGAAGTCATCAAGGCTGCCATTGCCGCCTGTGAACCGCAGGCACGCACCAAAGGTGTCAGTATTCGTGCCAATGAAACCGCCACGCTGCGGGCGCGGATCAACCCGCCGCTGCTGGAACAGGCGCTGGTCAACCTGATCGACAATGCCATCAAGTACAGTGATCCCGGCACCGAGGTTGCGGTCACCGGCGCCGTCAACGATCGTCTTGTTACCATCGCGGTGCGTGATCAGGGAAGCGGCATCGCTAAGGAACATCTGCCCCGGCTGTTCGAGCGCTTCTACCGCGTCGATCGCGCCCGCAGCCGCGAACAAGGTGGAACCGGCCTCGGACTCGCCATCGTCAAACACATTGTCCTCGCCCACGGCGGTAATGTAACCGTCCAGAGCGAACTCGGACAAGGTAGTACATTTACGATCAGTCTCAGCCGCAATTGATTGTGGCCCGCCGGCCGTCCTAACACAATCCTAACAATTAACTAACACGATCATCCTATTCGTCCGGTTGCTTGATGAGACAGGTCGGACTTTGTACCGACCGGGATGCGGGCCTGCCACCCAATTGCTGGAGGAGAGCTGAATGAGAAGACTGATTGTCGCCGCCCTGGCCGCCGCCACTGTCGCCGTTCCGGCGCTGGCCGGCAATATCACCATCAAAGGTTCCGACACGATGGTGCGTCTTGGCCAGAGATTGGCGGAAGAATACATGAAGAAGTTCCCCAAGAGTGTAATCCAGGTTTCCGGCGGCGGCTCGGGGACCGGGATCGCGGCGCTGCTCAACAATTCGACCGATATCTGCATGGCCTCGCGCGACATGAAACCGGCCGAGTACAGCCTTGCCAAGAGCAAGGGGATCGATGTCAAACGCTACTCCATCTGTCTGGACGGCATCGCCATCTTCCTGCACAACAGCAATCCGGTCAATGAATTGACGCTGGCGCAGCTCAAAGCCGTCTACACCGGCGAGGTCACCAATTGGAAGAATCTCGGCGGCAAGGATGCCCCCATTGTCTTGTACGGCCGCGAAAACAACTCCGGCACCTACGTCTATTTCCGCGAGCATGTCCTCAAGGATGAAGACTACTCGGAGCGATGTCAGACTTTGCCGGGCACGGCATCCGTCGTGAATGCCATCACCAAGGATCCTAACGGTATCGGCTACGGCGGTATCGCCTGGGCGACCACGGTCAAGCATGCCGGCGTCAAGATCAATGATACCACGGCAGCGGTTCAGCCGGAGAGTGAAGCGGTTTCCAACGGCTCCTATCCGATCTCGCGGGAACTCTACTTCTTCACGCGCGGCGTTCCCACCGGCGAAACGAAGGACTTCATCAATTGGGCACTCTCGCCGGAGGGCCAGAAGGTGGCCGAACTGGTCGACTACATCCCGCTCCACGCCGAAGCGGCGGCCGCGAACATGATTAAGTAGACCGGGGACGGACGAAAGCAGCCGCGGATGGATCTGAAGTACAATTTCAAACCAAAGTCGAAGTGGCGGGAAAAGCTCGGCGAGAAATTCATCGCCGTTAATGCCTTCGCGGCGCTCATCGGCATCGCGCTGATCTTCATCTTCATCTTCAAGGAATCGATTCCGATTTTTACCGATGCGACGGTGCACGAGGAAGTCACCATCGAAAAGATGATCAAGCCGCAAGTCTGGAAGGAAGGGCAGGAGGCCCGGTACTCGTGGCAGCCCAACTCGACGGTACCGAAGTATTCGCTGGTGCCGCTGTTTGTCGGCACGTTGAAGGCAGCTTTGATCGCAATGCTGTTTGCCGTGCCACTGGGTGTCGGCGCGGCGATCTATTCGTCGGAGTTCGCTTCCAAGCGTCTGCGTGAAGTCATCAAACCGGTGATCGAGTTGTTGGCGGGAATCCCCTCGGTCGTGCTGGGTTTCTTCGCGTTGATCGTGCTGGCCACGATCCTGCAAGATTCGTTTGGGCTGACATACCGGCTCAATGCGCTGAACGCCGGTATCGCTCTCG
The sequence above is a segment of the Candidatus Zixiibacteriota bacterium genome. Coding sequences within it:
- a CDS encoding phosphate ABC transporter substrate-binding protein yields the protein MRRLIVAALAAATVAVPALAGNITIKGSDTMVRLGQRLAEEYMKKFPKSVIQVSGGGSGTGIAALLNNSTDICMASRDMKPAEYSLAKSKGIDVKRYSICLDGIAIFLHNSNPVNELTLAQLKAVYTGEVTNWKNLGGKDAPIVLYGRENNSGTYVYFREHVLKDEDYSERCQTLPGTASVVNAITKDPNGIGYGGIAWATTVKHAGVKINDTTAAVQPESEAVSNGSYPISRELYFFTRGVPTGETKDFINWALSPEGQKVAELVDYIPLHAEAAAANMIK
- the pstC gene encoding phosphate ABC transporter permease subunit PstC, translated to MDLKYNFKPKSKWREKLGEKFIAVNAFAALIGIALIFIFIFKESIPIFTDATVHEEVTIEKMIKPQVWKEGQEARYSWQPNSTVPKYSLVPLFVGTLKAALIAMLFAVPLGVGAAIYSSEFASKRLREVIKPVIELLAGIPSVVLGFFALIVLATILQDSFGLTYRLNALNAGIALGLAIVPIIFTVAEDAMNSVPGSLRDAARALGANPWQVSFTMVLPAAMPGIAAGIVLGFGRAIGETMIVLMASGNAAILSGSFTESIRTLSATIAAELAEVVFGSPHYNVLFLIGTLLFVFTFLVNLGGDIVLNRLKARFQGRTR